In Deltaproteobacteria bacterium CG11_big_fil_rev_8_21_14_0_20_49_13, the following are encoded in one genomic region:
- a CDS encoding prepilin peptidase, whose product MDITQLPPWFAYLVAGIFGACVGSFLNVCIYRLPLGRSVVAPRSHCPRCHKQLSWYDNVPLLSYIVLQGQCRHCQSKISLRYLIVELLTLFLSVATYFHFQSIPQYLIYFCFLVAPLIVVTFIDLEHRLIPDVISIPGIAAGVMARLAFMHGPVTPVLVDIILGILVGGGFLCLVGLGYEWLKKQEGLGGGDVKLACMLGAFFGWKAIIFILLASSMLGSIVGLTLMLVFKKGLKYAMPFGPFLVAAAYIYLFFGEKILNWYLGLF is encoded by the coding sequence ATGGACATTACACAATTGCCACCGTGGTTCGCATATCTGGTGGCTGGAATATTCGGTGCATGTGTTGGAAGCTTCTTAAACGTCTGCATCTACAGGCTCCCTTTAGGAAGATCGGTAGTTGCGCCGCGCTCTCATTGCCCGAGATGCCACAAACAGTTAAGCTGGTACGATAACGTGCCGCTCCTTAGCTATATTGTCCTTCAGGGGCAGTGCCGCCACTGTCAATCAAAGATCTCGCTACGCTACCTAATAGTTGAACTCTTGACGCTTTTCCTTTCTGTGGCCACATATTTTCACTTTCAGAGCATCCCGCAGTATCTGATATATTTCTGCTTCCTTGTAGCCCCTTTGATAGTCGTTACCTTCATAGACCTTGAACACAGGCTCATTCCCGACGTCATATCCATTCCCGGAATAGCCGCCGGGGTCATGGCAAGACTTGCCTTCATGCATGGACCCGTAACCCCCGTTTTAGTTGATATAATCCTGGGCATACTGGTCGGCGGAGGGTTCCTCTGCCTGGTCGGTCTTGGATATGAATGGCTCAAAAAACAGGAAGGTTTGGGGGGAGGGGACGTAAAACTTGCCTGCATGCTCGGGGCCTTCTTTGGGTGGAAAGCCATTATTTTCATACTACTTGCAAGCTCCATGCTCGGTTCGATAGTTGGCCTCACCCTAATGTTAGTCTTTAAGAAAGGCCTTAAATACGCAATGCCCTTCGGCCCTTTTTTAGTGGCCGCCGCCTATATTTATCTCTTCTTTGGAGAAAAGATCCTCAATTGGTATTTAGGTCTATTTTAG
- the mfd gene encoding transcription-repair coupling factor produces the protein MSIRAYRLAKEIAREPKRTIAVVTPTESLAKSFANDLNFFISGRAGGEVCLFPEPDAIPYTHLTTQPDIWIDRLRILNKLYSGDVLYLTTSIQSFLRKCPPPSIFERYKKTIYLHDLVDCDELSKFLIECGYINQPLVEDEGAFSIRGGIIDIFSPAMERPVRIDLDGDEVASLRTFDAVTQRSSFSISSFAIMPARNVVLNDETKARALGQLKDLCDKNDIKPTERREFAEGIEHNFYAQATETLMPLFYDHVSGLSEQLPKNSGIYIYDDIEVATEKDKLFKRLREARENAKHIERIVAPEMIYEADVGDQKSEVRYLRSDIRLPTSDVRLQSVGKDAIPAIVKKIQSWQQLGLRIILTCHTTTQAERLLDLIRWQGLAGEITDRPFGEILTLGRSNIWIALGKLSGSFVSEEDKLAIITDEEIFGSKTSKRSAPGENFEAFTDFSQLTDNDLVIHKDHGIGRYLGLKNLTIAGTKNDFLELQYLGNDKLFLPVWRINLISRYIGAGGEGGVSLDKLGGTRWSKSVEKVTSAIRTMAMELLKIYATRKLAKGYAFSARDELFEEFEAAFPFDETPDQLRSIDEVLKDMTDEKTTDRLICGDVGYGKTEVAMRAAFKAAADKKQVAILVPTTVLAFQHYENFMSRFANWPVRVEMLSRFRSRTEQKHVVDELSRGLVDIVIGTHRLLQRDIKFADLGLLVIDEEHRFGVAHKERIKRLRVSVDTITMSATPIPRTLHMSLSGIRDISIINTPPVNRLAIRTYVAEFEETLIRGAIMAELSRGGQIFFVHNRVESIEKMHELLVRLVPEAKVVVGHGQMEEDDLEDVMIKFLEKEANILLCTTIIESGLDVPSANTIIINRADALGLAQLYQLRGRVGRSNIQAYAYLLTPGDEAISPIANKRLALLQRYTELGSGFQIAMHDLEIRGAGNILGAQQSGHINAIGYEMYTELLEKTIRHMQGKDDDEKEDIEITLPIPAYIPTDYIEDQGQRLVLYRRLAGVESNEHLDEISKEMEDRYGPIPELAKNLLSIVEIRLLARKLRIESINYDGKTFAYKFGPKTPVKPETILALVKKEPKKFIIRPPVTLLLKIALTNTKEILSSARSFLSNNL, from the coding sequence TTGAGCATAAGGGCATATAGATTAGCGAAAGAGATAGCACGGGAACCGAAGAGGACGATAGCGGTTGTAACGCCGACGGAAAGCCTGGCAAAGAGCTTTGCGAACGACCTCAACTTCTTCATAAGCGGCCGCGCCGGTGGAGAGGTCTGCCTTTTTCCCGAACCGGACGCCATCCCCTACACCCATCTAACGACACAACCCGACATCTGGATAGACCGACTTCGCATCCTTAATAAACTCTACAGCGGCGACGTCCTTTATCTCACAACATCGATCCAGTCGTTCCTCCGAAAGTGCCCTCCTCCCTCGATATTCGAAAGATATAAAAAGACCATATATCTTCATGACCTCGTTGACTGCGACGAGCTTTCAAAGTTCCTTATCGAGTGCGGGTACATCAACCAGCCGCTCGTTGAGGACGAAGGGGCCTTTTCTATAAGGGGCGGTATAATAGACATCTTCTCCCCCGCCATGGAGAGGCCCGTTCGAATAGATCTCGACGGCGACGAAGTGGCGTCGCTTCGGACCTTCGATGCCGTAACTCAGAGGTCATCTTTCAGCATCTCATCATTTGCCATAATGCCGGCAAGGAACGTCGTCTTGAACGATGAGACAAAGGCAAGGGCCCTTGGCCAGCTCAAGGACCTTTGCGACAAGAACGATATCAAGCCAACGGAGCGCAGGGAATTTGCCGAAGGGATAGAGCACAACTTCTATGCGCAGGCGACAGAGACGCTGATGCCGTTATTCTATGACCATGTCTCGGGACTTAGCGAACAGCTGCCGAAGAACTCCGGCATCTATATTTATGACGATATAGAGGTCGCCACAGAAAAAGACAAACTCTTCAAACGACTCCGCGAAGCCAGAGAGAACGCGAAGCATATCGAGCGGATAGTTGCACCGGAGATGATATATGAAGCCGATGTCGGAGATCAGAAATCAGAGGTCAGATATCTTAGGTCAGATATCCGACTTCCGACCTCCGACGTCCGGCTTCAATCCGTTGGAAAAGATGCTATTCCGGCGATAGTTAAGAAGATCCAGAGCTGGCAGCAGCTTGGCCTTCGCATAATACTCACCTGTCACACCACTACCCAGGCGGAAAGGCTCCTGGACCTCATCCGCTGGCAGGGTCTTGCGGGAGAGATAACGGACAGACCGTTCGGCGAGATACTCACCCTTGGCAGGTCGAACATATGGATAGCGCTGGGAAAACTGTCGGGCAGTTTTGTCTCCGAGGAAGACAAGCTTGCCATAATAACCGACGAAGAGATATTCGGAAGCAAGACCTCTAAACGCTCGGCTCCGGGGGAGAACTTTGAGGCCTTCACCGATTTCTCGCAACTAACCGATAACGACCTCGTCATCCACAAGGACCACGGCATCGGGAGATATCTGGGCCTTAAGAACCTGACCATAGCCGGAACAAAGAACGACTTCCTAGAACTTCAATATTTGGGTAACGATAAATTATTCCTCCCTGTCTGGAGGATAAACCTCATAAGCAGATACATTGGCGCCGGCGGCGAAGGAGGCGTTTCGCTCGACAAGCTCGGCGGAACAAGGTGGTCCAAGTCCGTTGAAAAGGTGACATCCGCCATAAGGACGATGGCGATGGAGCTATTAAAGATCTACGCCACGCGAAAACTGGCAAAGGGCTACGCATTCTCGGCCAGAGACGAGCTCTTTGAAGAGTTCGAGGCGGCCTTCCCCTTCGATGAGACCCCCGATCAACTTAGGTCCATAGATGAAGTATTAAAGGACATGACCGACGAAAAGACGACCGACCGGCTCATTTGCGGAGATGTGGGCTACGGCAAGACCGAAGTTGCCATGCGCGCGGCATTCAAGGCGGCGGCCGACAAGAAGCAGGTGGCAATACTCGTCCCCACAACGGTTCTTGCCTTCCAGCACTATGAGAACTTCATGAGCCGCTTTGCCAACTGGCCGGTGCGTGTCGAAATGCTCTCGCGATTCCGCTCGCGAACGGAGCAAAAGCATGTGGTCGATGAACTTTCGCGCGGGCTCGTGGATATCGTGATCGGCACCCATCGCCTCCTTCAACGCGACATCAAATTCGCGGATCTGGGACTCCTTGTTATCGACGAAGAACACCGCTTTGGCGTCGCGCACAAAGAGAGGATCAAAAGACTTCGCGTCTCCGTCGACACCATAACGATGTCGGCGACCCCAATTCCAAGGACTCTTCACATGTCGCTATCCGGCATTCGTGATATCAGCATAATAAATACGCCGCCTGTGAACCGCCTTGCCATCAGGACATATGTCGCCGAGTTCGAAGAGACCCTTATTCGCGGAGCTATTATGGCGGAGCTCTCCCGCGGAGGTCAGATCTTTTTTGTCCACAACAGGGTCGAATCGATAGAAAAGATGCACGAACTGCTCGTAAGACTCGTACCCGAGGCAAAGGTCGTCGTCGGTCACGGCCAGATGGAAGAGGATGATCTGGAAGATGTAATGATAAAGTTCCTTGAAAAAGAAGCGAACATACTCCTTTGCACGACCATCATTGAATCGGGGCTCGATGTGCCATCGGCTAACACCATCATTATAAACCGCGCCGATGCCTTAGGCCTTGCCCAACTTTACCAGCTTCGCGGAAGGGTCGGGCGTTCTAACATTCAGGCTTACGCCTATCTTCTGACACCCGGCGACGAGGCGATAAGCCCCATTGCAAACAAGAGACTTGCCCTGCTTCAGCGTTACACGGAGCTTGGTAGCGGTTTTCAAATAGCCATGCACGATCTGGAGATAAGAGGCGCGGGTAATATATTAGGCGCGCAACAATCAGGCCACATAAACGCCATCGGTTATGAGATGTACACAGAGCTCTTAGAAAAGACCATCCGCCACATGCAGGGAAAAGATGACGATGAAAAGGAAGATATCGAGATAACGCTTCCCATACCTGCATATATCCCAACCGACTACATAGAAGATCAGGGACAGAGGCTTGTGCTCTATAGAAGGCTCGCTGGTGTCGAGTCTAACGAGCATCTGGACGAGATATCCAAAGAGATGGAAGACAGATACGGCCCCATTCCAGAACTGGCAAAGAACCTCCTAAGCATTGTTGAAATAAGACTTCTTGCCAGAAAGTTAAGGATAGAATCTATTAACTATGACGGCAAGACCTTTGCCTATAAATTCGGCCCCAAGACTCCCGTAAAGCCTGAAACCATATTAGCCCTTGTAAAGAAGGAACCGAAAAAGTTCATCATCCGCCCGCCTGTTACGTTGCTACTGAAAATTGCGCTCACGAACACCAAAGAGATACTTTCAAGTGCAAGATCGTTCCTTTCAAATAACCTCTAA
- the mtnA gene encoding S-methyl-5-thioribose-1-phosphate isomerase encodes MPIIRTIEWKDDKVIMIDQRKLPLQEVYNTYGDYKAVADAIKHMVIRGAPAIGVAGAMGVALGAMGSAVKTFDEFYKRIVRICEVIDSTRPTARNLFWATERMKAVCLLHKEMSVDQLKQRLKDESLKIFQEDVDACEKIGNNGKIFFKDRDNVLTHCNAGALATAGTGTALSVLYAAQEDGKTLHIYADETRPLLQGARLTAWELQKHGMNVTVLTDNMAGYMMRNENISKVIVGADRIATNGDTANKIGTFPVAVLAKYHNIPFYVAAPTSTIDLTKKDGREIPIEERDAHEVTHILNQQITPSHVNVRNPAFDVTPAELITAIITENGIAEAPYDKTLKNLS; translated from the coding sequence ATGCCCATAATAAGAACAATCGAATGGAAGGACGACAAGGTAATAATGATAGACCAGCGAAAGCTTCCGTTGCAGGAGGTCTACAACACCTACGGTGATTATAAGGCCGTGGCGGACGCCATAAAGCACATGGTGATAAGGGGGGCCCCGGCCATAGGCGTTGCAGGTGCCATGGGAGTTGCCTTAGGCGCCATGGGAAGCGCCGTCAAGACGTTCGACGAATTCTATAAAAGGATAGTCAGGATCTGCGAGGTGATCGATTCCACAAGACCTACCGCCAGAAATCTTTTCTGGGCCACCGAAAGGATGAAGGCGGTCTGCCTCCTTCACAAGGAGATGTCCGTTGATCAATTGAAACAGCGACTCAAGGACGAGTCGTTGAAGATATTTCAGGAAGATGTGGATGCCTGCGAAAAGATAGGGAATAATGGCAAGATATTTTTTAAGGACCGCGACAACGTTCTTACACATTGCAACGCCGGGGCCCTTGCAACCGCGGGCACTGGAACCGCCCTCTCCGTTCTTTACGCGGCACAGGAGGACGGAAAGACGCTTCATATATATGCCGATGAGACGAGGCCCCTTTTGCAGGGGGCGCGCCTCACCGCGTGGGAGCTCCAGAAACACGGCATGAACGTTACCGTCCTTACCGATAACATGGCCGGCTACATGATGCGCAACGAAAATATAAGCAAGGTGATAGTTGGTGCCGACCGGATAGCCACCAACGGCGACACCGCAAATAAGATAGGGACCTTCCCCGTTGCGGTGCTTGCAAAGTATCACAATATACCTTTCTATGTTGCGGCGCCTACTTCGACCATAGACCTGACAAAGAAGGACGGCAGGGAGATCCCCATAGAAGAAAGGGACGCGCACGAAGTGACCCACATCTTAAATCAGCAGATAACCCCTTCGCACGTAAATGTAAGGAACCCGGCGTTCGATGTGACACCTGCGGAGCTTATCACCGCCATCATAACCGAGAACGGAATTGCCGAGGCTCCATACGATAAGACTCTTAAAAACCTGAGTTGA
- a CDS encoding Asp-tRNA(Asn)/Glu-tRNA(Gln) amidotransferase GatCAB subunit C: MSKISKETVEHVAGLANLKFSPIELKKYTEKFASVLHYVEKLDKLDTKGVEPTSHAIANVSMTLREDKAVDFKTADDILKDAPAKEGRLIEVPKVIEES, encoded by the coding sequence ATGTCAAAAATAAGCAAAGAGACGGTTGAACACGTGGCGGGGCTTGCAAACCTCAAGTTTTCGCCGATCGAGCTCAAAAAATATACCGAAAAATTCGCAAGCGTCCTCCATTACGTGGAAAAACTGGATAAATTGGACACCAAGGGCGTTGAACCGACATCTCACGCGATAGCGAACGTGTCGATGACCCTTCGCGAAGATAAGGCGGTAGATTTCAAGACAGCCGACGATATCTTAAAGGACGCCCCGGCAAAAGAAGGAAGGCTTATTGAAGTGCCGAAGGTGATAGAAGAGAGTTGA
- a CDS encoding Asp-tRNA(Asn)/Glu-tRNA(Gln) amidotransferase GatCAB subunit B, which yields MSYETVIGLEIHAQLLTESKMFCSCRTSFGSEPNTHICPVCTGQPGALPVVNASAVEFAVRAGLATSCRINNTSIFARKNYFYPDLPKGYQISQHDKPLCEHGFINVPNGGRISITRIHMEEDAGKFLHETGNAETSHVDYNRSSIPLIEIVSGPDMRSPATAIAYLKALRNILMYLEICNGNMQEGSFRVDANISIMPKGSDKFGTRTELKNMNSFRAIERALNFEIGRQTKVLEGGGKVIQETLLWNDGKGVTESMRSKEEAHDYRYFPEPDLPPLIITDEWIEMVKKGIPELAEAKAARFVKDLGIPEYDANVLTQDKALADYYEETIKNFNSPKKISNWIMTELLREIKNGEADLSECKIKPQALAKLVEMVETGAISGKIGKTVFEEMHASGRKPEEVIKEKGLAQVSDTSAIEKIIDEVLANNAGSVAKYRSGKAGLFGFFVGETMKATKGRANPKVVNEILKRKLG from the coding sequence ATGAGCTACGAGACAGTAATAGGACTTGAGATCCACGCGCAACTTTTAACAGAATCCAAGATGTTCTGCTCGTGCAGGACCTCGTTCGGCTCCGAACCAAACACGCACATCTGCCCCGTCTGCACCGGCCAACCCGGTGCCCTCCCGGTTGTCAACGCATCGGCGGTGGAATTTGCGGTCAGGGCCGGCCTTGCCACGAGTTGCCGCATCAACAACACGAGCATCTTCGCCAGAAAGAACTATTTTTATCCCGACCTCCCTAAAGGATATCAGATATCGCAACATGATAAGCCCCTCTGCGAACATGGCTTTATAAATGTCCCAAACGGGGGGCGCATTTCCATCACACGCATTCACATGGAAGAGGATGCCGGAAAGTTCCTCCACGAAACCGGGAACGCCGAGACCAGTCATGTTGATTACAATCGAAGTTCTATTCCGCTCATCGAAATAGTTTCAGGCCCGGACATGCGCTCGCCGGCCACGGCTATAGCCTATCTCAAGGCGCTTCGGAATATCCTTATGTACCTCGAAATATGCAACGGGAACATGCAGGAAGGCTCATTTAGGGTCGATGCGAACATATCCATAATGCCGAAGGGTTCAGATAAGTTCGGCACCAGAACAGAGCTCAAGAACATGAACTCATTTAGGGCTATCGAGCGCGCGCTCAACTTTGAGATAGGGCGTCAGACAAAGGTCCTGGAGGGCGGCGGCAAGGTAATACAAGAAACTCTTCTCTGGAACGATGGAAAAGGGGTTACTGAATCGATGCGTTCCAAAGAAGAGGCGCACGACTATCGCTACTTTCCCGAGCCGGACCTGCCCCCACTTATTATCACCGACGAATGGATCGAGATGGTCAAAAAGGGTATTCCCGAACTGGCAGAGGCAAAGGCGGCCCGGTTTGTGAAGGACTTGGGTATACCCGAATACGATGCGAACGTCCTGACGCAAGATAAAGCACTTGCCGATTATTACGAAGAGACCATAAAGAATTTTAATTCACCCAAGAAGATATCGAACTGGATAATGACCGAGCTCCTGCGCGAAATTAAGAACGGTGAGGCAGATCTTAGCGAATGCAAGATAAAGCCTCAGGCGCTTGCAAAACTTGTGGAGATGGTAGAGACCGGAGCGATAAGCGGCAAGATAGGCAAGACGGTCTTTGAAGAGATGCATGCGTCCGGCAGAAAGCCCGAAGAGGTGATAAAAGAAAAGGGCCTTGCGCAAGTGTCGGACACATCCGCCATAGAAAAGATAATAGACGAGGTCCTTGCAAATAATGCCGGCAGTGTTGCAAAATACAGGTCGGGAAAAGCGGGGCTCTTCGGGTTCTTTGTAGGTGAGACAATGAAGGCGACCAAGGGCCGGGCTAACCCCAAAGTGGTGAACGAGATATTGAAAAGGAAACTAGGATAA
- a CDS encoding cell division protein FtsJ has protein sequence MPHGYHEKDHFSPWAHLKGQRKGFSASLNQMYNRKDHYYKKAKAEGRASRASYKLEQIQEKFRIVQRNDLILDLGCAPGGWLEVLGGMVGSKGLVVGIDILPIRISLKHNVKFIKGDINDDAAIDSLKDIIMSSVISDQSSADAKKLPIADHRSPITGLVDVIVSDMAPNTSGVAFRDCFLSYELCTMALDTAKKMLKEGGNFAAKIFQGKEAEDFKRDLREHFKKVSQYLPPATREGSKEIYIVALGFKSK, from the coding sequence ATGCCGCATGGATACCATGAGAAAGATCATTTTAGCCCTTGGGCTCACCTTAAAGGACAAAGAAAAGGTTTTTCCGCCAGTCTAAACCAGATGTATAATCGCAAAGATCATTACTATAAGAAAGCAAAGGCCGAGGGCCGCGCTTCAAGGGCGAGCTACAAGCTCGAGCAGATACAGGAGAAGTTTAGGATCGTTCAGAGGAACGATCTCATCTTAGATCTGGGATGCGCCCCAGGTGGCTGGCTTGAAGTGCTTGGAGGAATGGTGGGGTCTAAGGGGCTTGTGGTGGGAATAGACATCCTGCCGATAAGGATAAGCCTTAAACACAACGTTAAATTTATAAAGGGAGATATCAATGACGATGCGGCGATTGATAGTTTAAAAGACATAATTATGTCATCGGTAATCAGTGATCAGTCATCAGCAGATGCAAAAAAGTTACCGATAGCCGATCACCGATCACCGATAACAGGTTTGGTCGATGTCATCGTCTCCGACATGGCCCCCAACACCAGCGGTGTCGCATTCAGGGACTGTTTTCTTTCGTATGAGCTCTGTACCATGGCGCTCGACACCGCCAAAAAGATGTTAAAAGAAGGCGGTAACTTTGCCGCCAAGATATTTCAGGGGAAAGAGGCAGAGGATTTCAAGCGCGACCTGCGCGAGCACTTCAAAAAAGTATCTCAGTACCTCCCCCCTGCCACCCGCGAAGGTTCAAAAGAGATATATATCGTAGCTCTCGGATTTAAATCCAAATAA
- a CDS encoding transcriptional regulator, with the protein MPMKNNVRKIREDLLVSKAELARKAGISALTIDRIEKGMPCRMDTMRKIILALGLTLKDKEKVFPPV; encoded by the coding sequence ATGCCCATGAAAAATAATGTCAGGAAGATCCGCGAAGATCTTTTGGTCAGTAAGGCAGAACTGGCAAGAAAGGCCGGTATCTCCGCGCTCACGATAGACCGCATTGAAAAGGGTATGCCATGCCGCATGGATACCATGAGAAAGATCATTTTAGCCCTTGGGCTCACCTTAAAGGACAAAGAAAAGGTTTTTCCGCCAGTCTAA
- a CDS encoding argininosuccinate synthase encodes MKKVVVAYSGGLDTSIIIPWLKERYNCEIVAYTADIGQGEELNGLHEKAKLSGASKVYIDDLKKEFLTDYVFPMIQSGAVYEDKYLLGTAIARPLIAKKMMDVVEKEGADAVCHGCTGKGNDQVRFELTYKAFDPTVKIIAPWRLWDIKSREDAIKYAEDRHIQLTVSREKIYSHDSNIWHISSEGGALEDPWNAPPDEVYSKTVSPVKAPDEPGLVEISFKSGVPVALNGTGMEPVTLLETLNKLGGKHGIGRVDMVENRLVGMKSRGVYETPGGTILCAAHKEVESLVLDAATMHYKESIAPKYAELIYNGLWFTPLREALDAFVKETQRNVTGDARVKLYKGNCMVEGRRSPYSLYREDLATFGKEDIYEQKDACGFINLYGLPIKVRALLEMGKELHQMGYQAPKFSRFKRD; translated from the coding sequence GTGAAAAAGGTGGTGGTGGCGTATTCGGGCGGACTCGACACATCGATAATAATCCCATGGCTAAAAGAAAGATACAACTGCGAGATAGTCGCATACACTGCCGATATTGGTCAGGGCGAAGAGCTCAACGGACTGCACGAAAAGGCAAAACTTTCCGGCGCAAGCAAAGTGTACATAGATGACCTGAAAAAAGAGTTCTTAACGGATTACGTATTCCCGATGATCCAATCCGGCGCCGTCTACGAAGATAAATATCTCCTTGGCACGGCTATAGCAAGACCCCTTATCGCAAAGAAGATGATGGATGTGGTCGAAAAAGAGGGAGCAGATGCCGTCTGCCACGGATGCACCGGCAAAGGCAACGATCAGGTAAGATTCGAACTCACATATAAAGCATTCGACCCGACGGTGAAGATCATCGCCCCGTGGAGACTCTGGGACATAAAGTCAAGAGAAGATGCTATTAAATATGCCGAAGACAGGCATATTCAACTGACCGTTTCGAGAGAGAAGATCTACAGCCACGATTCGAACATCTGGCACATCTCCAGCGAAGGCGGAGCGCTTGAAGACCCGTGGAACGCACCGCCGGATGAGGTCTACTCAAAGACCGTGTCACCGGTTAAAGCGCCGGATGAGCCGGGTTTGGTAGAAATATCGTTCAAGAGCGGTGTTCCCGTGGCCCTTAACGGGACCGGCATGGAACCGGTAACGCTTTTGGAAACACTCAACAAACTAGGTGGAAAGCACGGCATAGGGCGGGTCGATATGGTCGAGAACAGGCTCGTCGGCATGAAATCCAGGGGCGTTTATGAAACACCGGGCGGGACCATTCTCTGCGCCGCGCACAAAGAGGTGGAGTCGCTCGTCCTTGATGCCGCAACGATGCACTACAAGGAATCGATCGCGCCAAAATATGCCGAGCTTATCTACAACGGTCTCTGGTTCACGCCTCTAAGAGAGGCCCTCGACGCCTTCGTCAAAGAGACCCAGAGGAACGTAACAGGCGACGCAAGGGTCAAGCTCTACAAGGGAAACTGCATGGTGGAAGGAAGAAGGTCGCCCTACTCTCTCTACAGAGAAGACCTTGCAACTTTCGGCAAAGAGGATATATACGAACAAAAGGACGCCTGCGGTTTCATCAATCTTTACGGACTGCCCATAAAAGTAAGGGCCCTTCTTGAGATGGGCAAGGAACTGCATCAGATGGGATATCAGGCACCGAAGTTCAGCAGGTTCAAAAGGGATTGA
- a CDS encoding Asp-tRNA(Asn)/Glu-tRNA(Gln) amidotransferase GatCAB subunit A: MGIREIHNRLIKGETTSVALTKEHLNKAKTSKLNTFITVCEERALVQAEAADKRIKEGNALPLTGIPLGVKDLLTVRGVKTTCGSKILENYIAPYSATVVEKLETAGAVILGKLNMDEFAMGSSNEHSAFGPVKNPIDETRIPGGSSGGSAAAAAAGECIATLGTDTGGSIRQPAAMCGVVGLKPTYGRVSRYGLTAFASSLDQIGPLAANVEDAAIMLETISGHDPKDATSVNRPVPDYTVALKKDVKGLKIGVPKEYFIKGLSEEIGSSVKSAIEELKKMGAEVKEISLPHTDHALACYYIIAPAECSANLARFDGVRYGRRAKDVKDIKELYERSRAEGFGPEVTLRIMVGTYVLSSGYYDAYYRKAQCARTLITKDFTEAFQRVDVIMTPTTPTTAFKLGEKTDDPLQMYLSDIFTIPVNLAGLPAMSMPCGKDKLGLPIGMQIIGRHFDEETILRVGYNYEAGGGRQEAR; the protein is encoded by the coding sequence ATGGGAATAAGAGAGATACATAATAGACTGATCAAGGGCGAGACGACCTCTGTTGCGCTTACCAAAGAACACTTGAATAAGGCGAAGACCTCCAAACTCAACACATTCATCACCGTCTGCGAAGAGAGGGCGCTTGTACAGGCCGAGGCCGCAGACAAAAGAATAAAAGAAGGAAATGCGCTTCCCCTCACCGGCATTCCCTTAGGCGTTAAGGATCTGCTGACAGTAAGGGGCGTCAAGACCACCTGCGGTTCAAAGATACTTGAAAACTATATTGCACCTTACAGCGCCACCGTTGTGGAAAAACTTGAAACGGCCGGCGCCGTTATCTTGGGAAAGCTTAACATGGACGAGTTCGCGATGGGCTCATCCAACGAACATTCGGCCTTTGGCCCCGTTAAGAACCCGATAGACGAAACAAGGATACCCGGAGGCTCGAGCGGCGGGAGCGCTGCGGCGGCAGCTGCTGGAGAATGCATAGCGACCTTAGGCACGGATACCGGCGGTTCGATAAGACAGCCGGCCGCCATGTGCGGAGTTGTTGGGCTAAAACCTACCTATGGCCGCGTCAGCCGCTACGGTCTCACCGCATTTGCTTCATCGCTCGACCAAATAGGACCTCTGGCGGCAAATGTAGAAGATGCGGCGATAATGCTCGAAACCATCTCCGGCCACGACCCGAAAGATGCAACATCTGTCAATAGGCCCGTTCCCGACTACACCGTTGCCCTAAAAAAAGACGTTAAAGGCCTCAAGATAGGCGTTCCGAAGGAATATTTTATTAAGGGCCTCTCTGAAGAGATCGGATCTTCGGTTAAATCCGCTATTGAAGAACTGAAAAAGATGGGGGCGGAGGTGAAGGAAATATCGCTTCCTCACACGGATCATGCTCTGGCATGTTATTACATAATCGCACCCGCCGAATGTAGCGCGAACCTTGCGCGTTTTGACGGCGTTCGTTATGGAAGGCGCGCGAAAGATGTAAAAGACATAAAAGAGCTCTATGAACGTTCCCGCGCCGAAGGTTTTGGCCCGGAGGTGACACTCCGGATAATGGTCGGGACCTACGTCCTCTCTTCCGGCTATTATGACGCCTACTATCGAAAGGCGCAGTGTGCGCGCACGTTGATAACCAAAGATTTTACGGAAGCATTCCAGAGGGTCGATGTTATAATGACGCCCACGACCCCCACAACGGCCTTTAAGCTCGGCGAAAAGACGGACGATCCGTTGCAGATGTATCTTTCGGATATATTCACGATACCGGTGAATTTGGCGGGGCTCCCCGCCATGTCGATGCCGTGCGGAAAGGACAAGCTGGGGTTGCCGATAGGGATGCAGATAATAGGCAGGCATTTTGACGAAGAGACTATTTTAAGGGTGGGATATAATTATGAGGCAGGAGGCGGGAGGCAAGAAGCAAGATAA